A genomic window from Microvirga sp. TS319 includes:
- the ligA gene encoding NAD-dependent DNA ligase LigA, giving the protein MSAKHAPSLKPVDELTLPEARAEHEDLGREIAEHDRRYYEDDAPTVSDAEYDALRKRYEALEGLFPELKTSESLTQKVGSRASEKFAKIRHRIPMLSLANGFADEEVEEFVERIRRFLQWKADAPLVFTAEPKIDGLSLSIRYEKGKLVTAATRGDGAVGEDVTNNARTVGEIPHVLKGRNVPDVFEVRGEVYLSHKDFAAINERQEAAGKPLFANPRNAAAGSLRQLDPKITASRPLCFFAYAWGEVSAMPADTQYGMMEALRGFGFQVNPLTRRCSSVAEMLEHYHAIETDRANLGYDIDGVVYKVDDLGLQQRLGFVSRSPRWALAHKFPAQKAVTVLEGIEINVGRTGSLNPIARLRPVTVGGVVVSNATLHNEDYIKGIGGNGEKIRNGVDIRIGDTVVINRAGDVIPKVLDVVLEKRPADAKPYEFPTHCPACGSHAVREVNPRTGKEDAVRRCTGGLICPAQARERLKHFVSRNAFDIEGMGEQRIDEFYEEGLVRRPQDIFTLAERNARGLKRLENREGWGETSVRNLFAAIEARRAIALNRLIFALGIPHVGETSARLLARHFGTFEALRETAKAAADPASEAHAELTAIGGIGPVVAEAIVEFFREEHNEEMLDALLAQVNAEPMEAPASVNSPVAGKTVVFTGSLEQMTREEAKAMAERLGAKVAGSVSKKTDIVVAGPGAGSKLAKAAELGLQVMDEDGWFALVGRG; this is encoded by the coding sequence ATGTCCGCAAAACACGCCCCCTCCCTGAAGCCCGTCGACGAATTGACACTCCCGGAAGCTCGCGCCGAGCACGAGGACCTGGGCCGCGAAATCGCGGAACACGACCGACGTTATTACGAGGACGACGCACCCACCGTCTCGGACGCGGAATACGATGCCCTGCGCAAGCGCTACGAGGCTCTGGAGGGGCTTTTCCCCGAGCTCAAGACATCCGAGAGTCTGACCCAGAAGGTCGGCTCCAGGGCCTCCGAGAAATTCGCCAAGATCCGGCATCGAATCCCGATGCTCTCGCTGGCCAATGGCTTCGCCGACGAGGAGGTGGAGGAGTTCGTCGAGCGCATCCGCCGCTTCCTGCAATGGAAGGCCGATGCTCCGCTGGTGTTCACGGCGGAGCCCAAGATCGACGGCCTTTCCCTGAGCATCCGCTACGAGAAGGGAAAGCTCGTCACGGCGGCGACCCGCGGCGACGGCGCGGTGGGCGAGGACGTGACGAACAATGCCCGGACGGTCGGCGAAATTCCGCATGTGCTGAAGGGCCGGAACGTTCCCGACGTGTTCGAGGTGCGCGGCGAGGTCTATCTCTCGCACAAGGATTTCGCAGCGATCAACGAGCGGCAGGAGGCGGCCGGCAAGCCGCTCTTCGCCAATCCCCGCAATGCGGCGGCCGGAAGCCTGCGCCAGCTCGACCCGAAGATCACGGCTTCGCGTCCCCTGTGCTTCTTCGCCTATGCCTGGGGCGAGGTGAGCGCGATGCCGGCCGATACGCAATACGGCATGATGGAAGCATTGAGAGGCTTCGGTTTCCAGGTGAACCCGCTCACGCGCCGCTGCTCCAGCGTCGCCGAGATGCTCGAACATTACCATGCCATCGAGACCGATCGTGCCAATCTCGGCTACGACATCGACGGCGTCGTCTACAAGGTCGACGACTTGGGCCTCCAGCAGCGCCTCGGCTTCGTGTCCCGCTCCCCGCGCTGGGCGCTCGCTCATAAGTTCCCGGCGCAGAAAGCCGTGACCGTCCTGGAGGGCATCGAGATCAATGTCGGCCGGACGGGCTCGCTCAATCCGATCGCTCGCCTGCGCCCGGTGACGGTGGGCGGCGTCGTGGTGTCGAATGCCACGCTGCACAACGAGGACTATATCAAAGGCATCGGCGGCAACGGCGAGAAGATCCGCAACGGTGTCGATATCCGCATCGGCGATACGGTCGTCATCAACCGCGCGGGCGACGTCATCCCGAAGGTGCTCGACGTGGTGCTCGAGAAGCGCCCCGCCGACGCGAAGCCTTATGAGTTTCCGACCCATTGCCCGGCCTGCGGCAGTCACGCGGTGCGCGAGGTCAATCCGCGCACGGGCAAGGAGGATGCGGTGCGCCGCTGCACCGGCGGCCTCATCTGCCCGGCGCAGGCGCGCGAGCGCCTGAAGCATTTCGTGTCGCGCAATGCCTTCGACATCGAGGGCATGGGCGAGCAGCGCATCGACGAGTTCTACGAGGAAGGCCTGGTGCGACGCCCGCAGGACATCTTCACGCTGGCGGAGCGCAATGCGCGCGGCCTCAAGCGCCTGGAGAACCGGGAAGGCTGGGGCGAGACGAGCGTGCGCAATCTCTTCGCGGCCATCGAGGCCAGGCGCGCGATTGCCCTCAACCGCTTGATCTTCGCCCTCGGCATTCCGCATGTGGGCGAAACCTCCGCGCGTCTGCTCGCCCGGCATTTCGGCACCTTCGAGGCTTTGCGGGAAACGGCCAAGGCGGCGGCGGACCCGGCATCTGAAGCCCATGCGGAACTCACGGCCATCGGCGGGATCGGCCCCGTGGTTGCCGAGGCCATCGTCGAGTTCTTCAGGGAGGAACACAACGAAGAGATGCTTGATGCCTTGCTGGCCCAGGTGAATGCCGAGCCCATGGAGGCACCGGCGAGCGTCAATTCGCCCGTTGCGGGCAAGACGGTGGTTTTCACCGGTTCCCTCGAGCAGATGACCCGCGAGGAGGCGAAAGCCATGGCCGAGCGCCTCGGCGCCAAAGTCGCGGGTTCGGTTTCCAAGAAGACCGACATCGTGGTTGCCGGCCCCGGAGCCGGGTCGAAGCTGGCCAAGGCGGCCGAGCTCGGCCTACAGGTCATGGACGAGGACGGCTGGTTCGCTCTCGTGGGGCGAGGATGA
- a CDS encoding AraC family transcriptional regulator, producing MTVITPELSIDPDQRGRGDVTHFWRVSRLRGLGCLRATFRRHSYARHTHETYAIAAILAGCETFFHRGEQRYAPAGSIAVVCPDEVHDGEPYGEGFVYRTFYPPPELMKEIAEDVAGRPLPHAPWFIHSVIHDAELALTLARLLACLGQEGVRTTELEQDTRLIAFLTKLIARWADLDGLPLARDAAKNIRPAKDYLEAHFDREVELENLAQLAGLSRSHFIRAFTRETGLTPHAYLMDRRFRAASRLLAKGDSPGDVALACGFFDQSHLNRVFKARMGVTPGAYRQGVRHEGVRHEGARHQGDWHLGNCRQA from the coding sequence ATGACGGTGATCACTCCCGAGCTTTCGATCGATCCCGACCAGAGAGGGAGGGGCGATGTGACGCATTTCTGGCGGGTCTCGCGTCTGCGCGGCCTGGGGTGTCTGCGTGCCACCTTCCGGCGTCATTCCTATGCCCGCCACACCCATGAAACCTATGCCATCGCGGCGATCCTGGCCGGGTGCGAGACCTTCTTTCACCGGGGCGAGCAGCGCTATGCCCCTGCGGGCAGCATCGCGGTCGTATGCCCGGACGAGGTCCATGACGGTGAGCCTTACGGGGAGGGCTTCGTCTATCGGACCTTCTATCCGCCGCCGGAGCTGATGAAGGAGATCGCGGAGGACGTTGCAGGGCGGCCCCTGCCGCATGCTCCCTGGTTCATCCATTCCGTGATCCATGATGCCGAACTGGCTTTGACGCTCGCCCGGCTTCTCGCCTGCCTGGGGCAGGAGGGGGTGCGCACGACCGAACTGGAGCAGGATACGCGTCTCATCGCCTTCCTGACCAAGCTGATTGCCCGCTGGGCCGACCTCGACGGGCTTCCGCTCGCACGCGACGCTGCAAAGAACATCAGGCCGGCGAAGGATTACCTGGAGGCTCATTTCGACCGGGAGGTCGAGTTGGAAAATCTCGCCCAGCTTGCCGGATTGTCACGGAGCCATTTCATCCGGGCTTTCACCAGAGAAACCGGTCTGACGCCCCATGCCTATCTCATGGACCGGCGTTTCCGGGCGGCAAGCCGCCTGCTGGCGAAGGGCGATTCTCCGGGCGACGTGGCCCTGGCCTGTGGGTTCTTCGATCAGAGCCATCTCAACCGTGTCTTCAAGGCCCGCATGGGCGTGACACCGGGGGCATACCGCCAAGGGGTCCGCCATGAAGGGGTCCGCCATGAAGGAGCCCGCCATCAAGGGGATTGGCATCTAGGGAACTGCCGTCAGGCGTGA
- a CDS encoding AzlC family ABC transporter permease: MDQPTPIFSTYRREIRAGLRDIAPVAIAAVPIGLLFGAVAAAKGLSALEVALMSAFVYAGGAQFAVIEAWAHPAPIAALTFATLLINARHVLMGASLGPKIHLTGLQRFFAFFFLTDEAWALSERRALERPVTGAYWAAMALVLWANWTASTTLGAVLGSFMGDPARIGADFAFTALFIGLIAGFGRSRVTLVTVGVSAAVAALVHHLVGAPWHVASGALAGIAAAYLSAPREGEP, translated from the coding sequence ATGGATCAACCCACCCCAATTTTCTCTACGTACAGGCGCGAGATCCGCGCAGGCTTGCGTGACATTGCTCCTGTGGCGATCGCCGCCGTTCCCATCGGGCTTCTCTTCGGCGCCGTCGCCGCGGCCAAGGGGCTGTCGGCGCTTGAGGTCGCGCTCATGTCCGCTTTCGTCTATGCGGGTGGCGCGCAATTCGCCGTCATCGAGGCGTGGGCGCATCCCGCGCCGATTGCCGCGCTGACCTTCGCGACCTTGCTGATCAATGCGCGCCACGTGCTGATGGGAGCCTCGCTCGGACCGAAGATTCATCTCACCGGGCTCCAGCGGTTCTTCGCTTTCTTCTTCCTGACCGATGAGGCATGGGCCCTGTCGGAGCGCCGGGCTCTCGAGCGGCCCGTCACCGGCGCCTATTGGGCGGCGATGGCTCTTGTTCTCTGGGCGAACTGGACCGCGTCGACGACGCTCGGCGCCGTGCTCGGCTCCTTCATGGGCGATCCCGCGCGCATCGGTGCGGACTTCGCCTTTACGGCCCTCTTCATCGGCCTCATCGCCGGTTTCGGCCGCAGCCGCGTGACCCTGGTCACGGTCGGCGTCAGCGCGGCCGTTGCGGCTCTCGTGCATCATCTCGTCGGAGCGCCATGGCACGTGGCATCGGGCGCGCTGGCAGGCATCGCCGCGGCCTATCTCTCGGCACCTCGGGAGGGAGAACCATGA
- a CDS encoding AzlD family protein: MSLDTTTLLTIVAMAVVTYFTRIAGLFVADRLVLTGRAKAAFDAIPPAVLVSVIAPTALTTGWAEAIAAAITAVAAFRLPLLATIVVGVASVVILRNLI; encoded by the coding sequence ATGAGCCTCGACACGACGACCCTTCTCACCATCGTGGCCATGGCGGTGGTCACCTATTTTACGCGGATCGCGGGCCTCTTCGTGGCGGACCGCCTCGTGCTCACGGGGCGAGCCAAGGCGGCCTTCGATGCGATCCCGCCCGCGGTGCTGGTCTCCGTCATCGCGCCGACCGCGCTGACGACCGGGTGGGCGGAAGCGATCGCCGCCGCCATCACCGCTGTCGCGGCCTTCCGGCTGCCGCTGCTGGCGACAATCGTCGTCGGCGTCGCATCCGTGGTTATCCTGCGCAACCTGATCTAG
- a CDS encoding aminopeptidase P family protein, with product MAQFQFFDDTTSPSQGPAHIAKLRAELTRRGFDGFIVPRADEHQGEYVPKSAERLAWLTGFTGSAGTAVILLDKAALVVDGRYTVQAAEQVDTSVITPVQLADRSAEDWIAANLPEGGMLAYDPWLHTSDSLKRLEQAVARAGGSLSPVDMNLVDVIWIDRPAPPQAPVRPHPLDYVGETAESKLERVRKKMAEAKLDALVISDPHNLAWAFNLRGGDVGHTPLPLGYAVLPRQGRASLFFDPAKITNEAGAAVGELAEFAPIASFQSALDALGQTGGKVRIDSATGAVALIRRIEAAGGTVDVGADPIALMKAVKNKAEIAGSHAAHLRDGVAVARFLAWLDREAPKGQLTEIDAVEALEGFRVETGALKNISFPSISGAGPNAALPHYRVTTSSNRRIENNQIFLIDSGAQYEDGTTDITRTIIVGEPSPEMKDRFTRVLLGHIAIARAVFPKGTTGAQIDAFARKPLWDAGLDFDHGTGHGIGSFLSVHEGPQRIAKTGTTPLEIGMMLSNEPGFYKPGAYGIRIENLILVEPRTIPGGDRDMMGFETLTFTPIDLRLVEPALMNADEIAWLDAYHATVREKIGPLLDDQTRSWLEDATRAVG from the coding sequence ATGGCTCAGTTTCAATTCTTCGACGACACGACCTCCCCCTCCCAGGGGCCCGCTCATATTGCCAAGCTGCGTGCCGAACTGACCCGCCGCGGCTTCGACGGCTTCATCGTGCCCCGGGCCGACGAGCACCAGGGAGAATACGTGCCCAAGAGCGCCGAGCGCCTGGCCTGGCTCACCGGCTTTACCGGGTCAGCGGGAACGGCCGTCATCCTGCTGGACAAGGCGGCCCTCGTGGTCGACGGGCGCTACACGGTCCAGGCCGCCGAGCAGGTCGATACTTCCGTGATCACCCCCGTTCAGCTCGCCGACAGGTCGGCCGAGGATTGGATCGCCGCGAACCTGCCGGAGGGCGGCATGCTCGCTTACGATCCCTGGCTTCACACGAGCGACAGCCTCAAGCGCCTGGAGCAGGCGGTGGCACGCGCCGGCGGTTCGCTCTCACCCGTCGACATGAACCTTGTCGACGTGATCTGGATCGACCGCCCTGCCCCGCCGCAGGCGCCGGTCCGTCCCCATCCGCTCGACTATGTCGGCGAGACGGCCGAGTCGAAGCTGGAGCGGGTTCGCAAGAAGATGGCGGAGGCCAAGCTCGATGCGCTCGTGATCTCCGACCCGCACAACCTCGCCTGGGCCTTCAACCTGCGGGGCGGCGATGTCGGTCACACGCCTCTGCCCCTCGGCTATGCGGTCCTGCCGAGGCAAGGCCGCGCGAGCCTGTTCTTCGATCCGGCCAAGATCACCAACGAAGCCGGGGCCGCGGTGGGCGAGCTCGCCGAATTTGCCCCTATCGCGTCCTTCCAGAGCGCCCTGGATGCCCTCGGTCAGACCGGCGGCAAGGTGCGCATCGATTCGGCGACGGGCGCCGTCGCCCTGATCCGGCGGATCGAAGCCGCCGGGGGCACGGTGGACGTGGGCGCAGACCCCATCGCCCTCATGAAGGCCGTGAAGAACAAGGCCGAGATCGCGGGCTCTCATGCGGCTCACCTGCGCGACGGCGTCGCGGTCGCCCGCTTCCTGGCCTGGCTCGACCGAGAGGCGCCGAAGGGGCAGCTCACTGAAATCGACGCGGTCGAAGCCCTGGAAGGCTTCCGCGTCGAGACCGGGGCTTTGAAGAACATCTCGTTCCCGAGCATTTCCGGCGCCGGCCCCAATGCGGCCCTGCCCCATTACCGGGTCACAACGTCGAGCAACCGCAGGATCGAGAACAACCAGATCTTTCTGATCGATTCCGGCGCACAGTATGAGGACGGCACGACGGACATCACGCGCACGATCATCGTGGGCGAACCCAGCCCCGAGATGAAGGATCGATTCACCCGCGTGCTGCTGGGGCACATCGCCATCGCCCGCGCCGTGTTTCCGAAAGGCACGACGGGCGCGCAGATCGACGCCTTCGCGCGCAAGCCCCTGTGGGATGCGGGCCTCGACTTCGATCACGGCACCGGCCACGGGATCGGGAGCTTTCTGTCCGTGCACGAGGGTCCGCAGCGCATCGCCAAGACCGGCACGACCCCCCTGGAGATCGGCATGATGCTGTCCAACGAGCCGGGCTTCTACAAGCCGGGCGCCTACGGCATCCGCATCGAAAACCTGATCCTCGTGGAGCCGCGCACGATCCCTGGCGGCGACCGCGACATGATGGGCTTCGAGACGCTGACCTTCACGCCCATCGATCTGCGGCTTGTCGAGCCCGCCCTGATGAATGCGGACGAGATCGCCTGGCTCGACGCCTATCACGCCACCGTGCGCGAAAAGATCGGCCCGCTTCTCGATGATCAGACACGAAGCTGGCTCGAGGACGCAACCCGCGCCGTCGGCTAG
- a CDS encoding 50S ribosomal protein L11 methyltransferase, with product MLEGLHPNRPTHVFRITTDGRSARAMTDLIGEIFDPAETAVASFESTEDGPWLLEAYFAHEPNEAAIRDLVRPIVGAEADKGVFLPLEQKDWVKNSLEGLKPVRAGRILVHGSHDREQRRSSDIAIEIEAGLAFGTGHHGTTLGCLRAFADELKIRTPRHVLDVGTGTGILAFAAAKVLKRPVIAGDIDPEAVRVAKENARLNGIGPWMRLYVGPGTRNVEADRPGHFDLVFANILAKPLRVLAPSLTRVASSDGALILSGLLGHDVPGVLSAYAHQGWYLQRRYDLEGWAALVLKRGSARPQPRH from the coding sequence ATGCTTGAAGGTCTCCACCCCAATCGCCCTACCCATGTCTTCCGGATCACCACGGACGGGCGCTCCGCGCGCGCCATGACGGATCTGATCGGAGAGATTTTCGATCCGGCCGAAACGGCCGTCGCCTCCTTCGAGTCGACGGAGGACGGTCCCTGGCTGCTCGAGGCCTATTTCGCCCATGAGCCCAACGAGGCCGCCATTCGCGACCTCGTCCGTCCCATCGTCGGAGCCGAGGCGGACAAGGGCGTGTTCCTGCCCCTGGAGCAGAAGGATTGGGTGAAGAACTCCCTCGAAGGCCTGAAGCCCGTACGGGCCGGCCGCATCCTGGTTCACGGCTCACACGACCGGGAGCAGCGCCGCAGCAGCGACATCGCCATCGAGATCGAGGCGGGTCTTGCCTTCGGCACCGGCCATCACGGCACGACGCTGGGATGTCTGAGGGCTTTCGCGGACGAGTTGAAGATCCGCACGCCCCGCCACGTGCTGGATGTGGGAACCGGGACAGGCATCCTGGCCTTTGCGGCCGCCAAGGTTCTCAAGCGCCCCGTGATCGCGGGCGATATCGATCCGGAAGCGGTGCGGGTCGCGAAGGAGAACGCGCGGCTCAACGGCATCGGGCCGTGGATGAGGCTCTATGTGGGCCCCGGCACGCGCAACGTGGAAGCCGACCGGCCGGGCCATTTCGATCTGGTCTTTGCCAATATCCTGGCAAAGCCCCTGCGCGTGCTGGCGCCCTCTCTGACCCGCGTGGCGAGTAGCGACGGAGCGCTGATCCTGTCAGGACTTCTCGGCCATGACGTTCCGGGCGTGCTGTCGGCTTACGCCCATCAGGGCTGGTATCTTCAGCGTCGGTACGATCTCGAAGGCTGGGCAGCCCTCGTGCTGAAGCGGGGCAGCGCACGTCCGCAACCCCGCCATTGA
- a CDS encoding SDR family NAD(P)-dependent oxidoreductase: MSGRLFDKVAIITGAGTGIGEAIALKFAREGARLLLVGLPDDPVEDVARLINGAGGFAEVYLGDIAEEHHAQAAVEACVSAYGRIDVLVNNAGVFLAVAETQDYPIDKFDETFRANVRSVFLMTKFALPHLQETHGNILATGSEAGMLGHPKNTPYGGTKAFIHSFIRGVAAEQVPYGVRANCVCPGPIDTAWTHESTGPMDSELATMITQATPMGRRGTPEEVANVFCFLASDEASFVTGALYTVDGGITISKGPVGVKASSHFKTQPKNTLPTRHSHDGLKNKDYETLT, from the coding sequence ATGTCCGGACGTCTTTTTGACAAGGTCGCCATCATCACCGGTGCCGGCACCGGGATCGGTGAAGCCATCGCGCTCAAATTCGCCCGCGAAGGCGCGCGCCTTCTCCTCGTCGGCCTGCCCGACGATCCGGTGGAGGACGTGGCACGGCTCATCAACGGGGCGGGGGGCTTCGCGGAAGTCTATCTTGGCGATATCGCCGAGGAGCATCACGCTCAAGCTGCCGTAGAGGCCTGCGTGAGCGCCTATGGACGCATCGACGTGCTCGTCAACAATGCGGGCGTGTTCCTGGCGGTCGCGGAGACACAGGATTATCCCATCGACAAGTTCGACGAGACCTTCCGGGCCAACGTGCGCTCGGTCTTCCTGATGACGAAGTTCGCCTTGCCTCACCTGCAGGAAACCCATGGCAACATCCTCGCCACGGGCTCCGAAGCCGGCATGCTGGGACATCCGAAGAACACGCCCTATGGGGGCACGAAGGCCTTCATCCATTCCTTCATTCGCGGTGTCGCGGCGGAGCAGGTGCCGTATGGCGTCCGTGCGAACTGCGTCTGCCCCGGGCCGATCGATACGGCCTGGACGCACGAGTCGACAGGCCCGATGGATTCGGAATTGGCCACCATGATCACGCAGGCGACCCCCATGGGGCGGCGCGGGACCCCGGAGGAAGTGGCGAACGTGTTCTGCTTCCTCGCCTCGGACGAGGCGAGTTTCGTCACCGGCGCGCTCTACACGGTCGACGGCGGCATCACGATTTCCAAGGGTCCCGTGGGAGTAAAGGCATCCTCCCATTTCAAGACGCAGCCGAAGAACACGCTGCCCACGCGCCATTCTCACGACGGTCTGAAGAACAAGGATTACGAGACGCTGACCTGA